The Selenomonadales bacterium genome contains a region encoding:
- a CDS encoding Stealth CR1 domain-containing protein, with the protein MNSVDNKIDMVYLWCDGHDPAFQARKNQYMNVAPNDDKLVGERRFVDNDELKYSLRSLEKYAPWINHVYIVTDRQIPKWLDLDYEKVTVVDHSEIMPKEIIPVFNSVIIEYFLPLIPNLSEKFLYANDDMFFGAPVTPDYFFNGDKPIVRLRKSKSLPHKNDTISKSTRVSMRLLEGTYNRLGWYRLHHNIDSYTKSSFLDTLARYRDTFVSTYGNRFRTEYDVHRIIFGLDAVYADRAELEIVKPPSVFERKILSLFKKVTWDNMIGNEGPKTRKNILKYKPKLFCINSNAEADERENSRRFLDSLFSEPSKFEK; encoded by the coding sequence ATGAATAGTGTAGATAATAAAATTGATATGGTATATCTGTGGTGCGATGGGCATGATCCTGCGTTCCAAGCACGTAAAAATCAATATATGAACGTTGCTCCAAATGACGATAAGCTTGTTGGCGAGAGAAGATTTGTGGATAATGATGAACTCAAATACTCTCTTCGTTCGCTTGAAAAGTATGCTCCATGGATCAATCATGTTTATATCGTAACAGACAGACAGATTCCGAAATGGCTTGATCTTGACTATGAAAAGGTAACCGTTGTTGATCATTCGGAGATCATGCCGAAGGAGATCATTCCCGTATTCAACTCGGTTATTATTGAATATTTTTTACCGCTTATACCGAATTTGTCCGAAAAGTTCCTTTATGCAAATGACGATATGTTTTTCGGTGCGCCTGTTACACCTGATTATTTCTTCAATGGTGATAAGCCGATCGTTCGATTGCGCAAAAGCAAAAGTTTGCCGCATAAGAATGATACTATCTCGAAATCAACGCGTGTATCGATGCGCTTGTTAGAAGGCACTTATAATCGTTTAGGATGGTATCGTTTGCATCACAATATTGATTCGTATACGAAATCATCGTTCTTAGATACGTTAGCGAGATATCGCGATACGTTTGTTTCGACATATGGCAATCGTTTCCGTACAGAATATGATGTGCATCGTATCATATTCGGATTGGACGCTGTTTATGCGGATAGGGCGGAGTTAGAGATCGTTAAGCCTCCGAGTGTATTTGAGAGAAAAATTTTATCACTCTTTAAAAAGGTAACATGGGATAACATGATCGGGAACGAGGGACCTAAAACCAGAAAAAATATTTTGAAATATAAACCGAAACTTTTCTGTATCAATTCGAATGCAGAGGCTGATGAACGTGAAAACAGCAGAAGGTTCTTAGATTCGCTCTTTTCCGAGCCGTCTAAGTTTGAAAAGTAA